One genomic region from Bufo bufo chromosome 3, aBufBuf1.1, whole genome shotgun sequence encodes:
- the NXPH4 gene encoding neurexophilin-4, translating to MAKTLGYLDMGSTGMVKNGPYGTNKPHSLHPSRVFTTDPFKAAKNPMQSPINPWEWSKNQTLFAGGIGQRAKRKPSLKTGRTKKIFGWGDFYFNIKTVKFSLLVTGKIVDHINGTFSVYFRHNSSSLGNVSVSIVPPTKVVEFDLLQQSTLDTRETKTFNCRVEYENTNKALKNKPCLYDPAKNCYMEHTQSHAAWLCAKPFKVICIFISFYSIDYKLVQKVCPDYNFQNENPYFG from the coding sequence ATGGCAAAAACACTAGGATACTTGGATATGGGGTCAACAGGAATGGTAAAGAATGGACCGTATGGTACAAACAAACCTCACTCTCTCCATCCCTCAAGGGTATTCACCACTGACCCATTTAAAGCGGCAAAAAATCCAATGCAATCCCCTATTAATCCGTGGGAGTGGAGCAAGAATCAAACACTATTTGCTGGGGGGATTGGCCAAAGAGCTAAACGCAAGCCCTCTTTGAAAACTGGGAGAACCAAGAAGATATTTGGATGGGGAGATTTCTACTTTAACATAAAAACTGTGAAATTCAGCTTGTTGGTCACTGGTAAGATTGTTGATCACATAAATGGGACATTTAGTGTCTACTTTCGGCACAATTCATCTAGTCTTGGTAATGTGTCTGTCAGCATTGTCCCACCTACAAAGGTGGTAGAGTTTGACCTCCTTCAGCAATCTACCTTGGACACGAGAGAAACCAAGACTTTCAACTGTAGAGTGGAATATGAGAACACCAACAAAGCCTTGAAGAACAAACCCTGCCTCTATGATCCAGCTAAAAACTGCTATATGGAGCACACACAGAGTCATGCTGCGTGGCTTTGTGCAAAACCATTCAAGGTTATCTGCATTTTCATCTCATTCTACAGTATTGACTACAAGCTGGTGCAGAAGGTGTGTCCAGATTATAACTTTCAGAATGAAAACCCTTACTTTGGGTGA